One genomic segment of Chitinophaga sancti includes these proteins:
- a CDS encoding TetR/AcrR family transcriptional regulator has protein sequence METALRMFRLYGIKSVTMFDISKETGVSKKTVYEHFEDKEDLVLEGMKFVLDSHIEHFQDFRQNSANAIEELIKELEYMEMMGKTINPVMLYEIQKYHPAIWKRIEEFKKDCVLHGINENLQRGIEEGVYRSDLNMNIISRMRQLQLETVFDPEQYPVMQFDMHEVMEQLTKHFILGVATLEGRKLAAQYLPIHEESTTGITH, from the coding sequence ATGGAGACAGCGCTGAGGATGTTCCGTTTGTATGGCATCAAGAGCGTAACGATGTTTGACATTTCAAAAGAAACCGGCGTTTCTAAAAAGACGGTATACGAGCATTTTGAAGACAAGGAAGACCTGGTGCTGGAAGGCATGAAATTCGTACTTGACAGTCATATCGAGCATTTCCAGGACTTTCGCCAAAACTCCGCCAATGCCATTGAAGAGCTGATCAAAGAGCTGGAATACATGGAGATGATGGGCAAAACAATCAACCCCGTCATGCTGTACGAAATACAGAAATACCATCCGGCTATCTGGAAGCGAATCGAAGAATTTAAGAAGGATTGTGTACTGCATGGTATCAATGAGAATTTACAGCGTGGCATTGAAGAAGGGGTGTACAGAAGTGATCTGAATATGAACATCATCAGCCGTATGAGGCAGCTACAGCTTGAAACCGTATTCGATCCTGAACAATACCCTGTCATGCAGTTCGACATGCATGAAGTAATGGAACAACTAACGAAACATTTTATTCTGGGTGTAGCTACTCTTGAAGGAAGAAAACTGGCAGCACAATATTTACCTATACACGAAGAATCTACAACCGGCATCACTCATTAA
- a CDS encoding TetR/AcrR family transcriptional regulator, producing the protein MIAETKDEMRDKIVDAALKRFSNYTASKTTMNEIADDLHCSKASLYYYFSDKKSLHFAVLERIGEFFMAEQEAEADKDLPAASILTNLLEIKRQFVLRYCRLEMFKILNDNSAETIRAMTIMKERELAMMTRVMEKGVAAGDFKIKNISETATLYSQAIEGLRFSALDCFNPKLEIEPEEVEKVIDKQRLLTEIFVKGIKQ; encoded by the coding sequence ATGATCGCAGAAACCAAGGACGAAATGCGGGATAAGATCGTGGATGCAGCGTTAAAGAGATTCTCTAATTACACTGCTTCCAAGACTACCATGAATGAGATTGCGGACGATCTGCATTGTTCAAAGGCTTCCTTATATTATTATTTTTCCGACAAAAAGAGTCTGCACTTTGCCGTGCTCGAAAGGATCGGGGAGTTCTTTATGGCAGAGCAGGAAGCAGAAGCAGATAAAGATCTGCCTGCGGCCAGCATACTTACGAACCTCCTCGAAATAAAACGACAGTTTGTACTCAGGTACTGCCGCCTGGAAATGTTCAAGATCCTGAATGATAATAGTGCAGAGACCATCCGTGCTATGACCATCATGAAGGAAAGAGAACTGGCCATGATGACCCGGGTAATGGAAAAAGGTGTGGCAGCAGGCGACTTTAAGATCAAAAACATCAGCGAAACGGCCACCTTATATAGTCAGGCTATAGAAGGATTGCGCTTTTCGGCATTGGATTGCTTCAATCCAAAATTGGAAATAGAACCAGAAGAAGTAGAAAAGGTAATAGATAAACAGCGGTTACTCACCGAGATTTTTGTTAAAGGCATAAAGCAATGA
- a CDS encoding pyridoxal phosphate-dependent aminotransferase — protein sequence MKLSHLAETLIGSEIIKLAGEIKEKQAKGEKIYNFTIGDFDPKVFPIPAEFEQEIITAYKEGLTNYPPADGILELRKAVSEFIAEHEQLTYDPTKEIVISCGGRPIIYATFRTILDRGEKVVYATPSWNNNHYTHFLEAEHVVLETKPENDFMPTAAELKPLLKGATLLALCSPQNPTGTAFGKQQLEEICDLVIAENKSRGADEKPLYILFDQMYWVLTFGQTHHHTPVGLRPELRDYTIFIDGMSKAFAATGVRVGWALGPAHVIGKMKAILSHVGAWSPMAEQHAAARYLRRKGEVNTYLKSFKAEVEERLEKIYEGFDALKKAGHSVEAIAPQAAIYLTLKIDLKGKKTADGTVLEDQAAVTSYLLNEAKLGLVPFYAFGASKQSPWYRLSVGTCVKEEIPAMLATLKAALEKLS from the coding sequence ATGAAACTGTCTCATTTAGCCGAAACGTTGATCGGGTCTGAAATTATTAAGCTGGCCGGTGAGATAAAGGAGAAGCAGGCCAAGGGTGAGAAAATCTACAATTTTACGATTGGGGATTTTGACCCCAAAGTATTCCCCATTCCGGCTGAGTTTGAGCAAGAGATTATTACTGCCTACAAGGAAGGATTAACCAACTACCCACCGGCAGATGGTATCCTGGAACTGAGAAAGGCAGTAAGCGAGTTCATTGCCGAACATGAGCAGCTGACCTACGATCCTACCAAAGAGATCGTGATTTCATGTGGAGGTCGTCCTATCATTTATGCCACTTTCAGAACAATCCTGGACCGGGGTGAGAAGGTAGTTTATGCTACTCCATCCTGGAACAACAACCATTATACCCACTTCCTGGAGGCTGAACACGTAGTACTGGAAACTAAACCAGAAAACGACTTCATGCCGACTGCAGCTGAACTGAAACCGTTGCTGAAAGGTGCTACCCTGCTGGCGCTCTGCTCTCCGCAGAACCCAACCGGTACCGCTTTTGGCAAGCAACAGCTGGAAGAGATCTGCGACCTGGTAATTGCTGAAAACAAGAGCCGCGGCGCTGACGAGAAACCATTGTATATACTGTTCGATCAGATGTACTGGGTGCTCACTTTCGGTCAGACTCACCACCACACCCCTGTTGGTCTGCGTCCTGAACTGAGAGATTACACTATCTTCATCGATGGTATGAGTAAGGCTTTTGCCGCTACCGGTGTTAGAGTCGGTTGGGCGCTGGGCCCTGCACATGTAATAGGCAAGATGAAAGCCATCCTGTCTCACGTAGGTGCATGGAGCCCTATGGCAGAACAACATGCTGCTGCCCGCTACCTGCGTCGTAAAGGAGAGGTAAATACTTACCTGAAAAGCTTCAAAGCTGAAGTTGAAGAAAGACTCGAAAAGATCTATGAAGGTTTCGATGCACTGAAAAAAGCAGGTCACTCTGTAGAAGCAATTGCTCCTCAGGCTGCTATTTACCTGACCCTGAAAATCGATCTGAAAGGCAAGAAAACTGCTGATGGTACCGTACTGGAAGACCAGGCAGCGGTAACTTCTTACCTGCTGAACGAAGCGAAACTGGGGTTGGTTCCTTTCTATGCATTCGGTGCAAGCAAGCAATCTCCATGGTATCGCCTGAGCGTAGGTACCTGCGTAAAAGAAGAAATCCCAGCTATGCTGGCTACCCTGAAAGCGGCGCTCGAAAAACTGAGCTAA
- the dnaN gene encoding DNA polymerase III subunit beta: MKFIVSSSTLLKQLQQISGVINSNTVLPILEDFLFIIDRNELTVVATDLETVMKVKLEVEAKEAGRICIPAKILMDSLKNLPDQPLTFNIDLNSYAVEITSDNGKYKVMGENPENFPKEPAADDTTSFTLTSTALVTAINKTLFAVSNDDLRPAMTGVFFELTPTSLTFVATDAHRLVKYVRTGVECPKAETFIVPKKPLNLLKSALPDNDSEIKIAYSQNHFFVTHDGAQMICRLIDARFPDYKVVIPKDNPYRLTLVKSDFQNALKRVSVFANKSTNQVALSITGSELQLSAQDVDFSFEGNERMNCSYTGDDMQIAFNAKFLIEMLNAAEGDEITIELSTPTKAGILKPSEKEENEDLLMLVMPLMLNN, translated from the coding sequence ATGAAGTTTATCGTTTCTTCCTCTACTTTGTTAAAACAATTACAGCAGATCAGCGGGGTTATCAACTCCAACACGGTATTGCCTATATTGGAAGATTTCCTATTCATCATTGACAGGAACGAACTAACAGTAGTGGCTACAGACCTGGAGACTGTTATGAAAGTGAAGCTGGAGGTAGAAGCCAAGGAAGCCGGCCGCATCTGTATTCCGGCCAAAATCCTGATGGACTCCCTGAAAAATCTGCCTGATCAGCCACTTACTTTCAACATCGACCTGAATTCCTACGCGGTTGAAATCACATCGGACAACGGTAAGTACAAGGTGATGGGTGAAAACCCGGAAAATTTCCCGAAAGAACCGGCAGCAGATGATACCACTTCCTTTACATTGACCTCTACCGCACTGGTAACAGCCATCAACAAGACCCTGTTTGCCGTAAGTAACGATGACCTGCGCCCGGCTATGACAGGCGTGTTCTTCGAACTGACACCAACCAGCCTGACTTTTGTAGCAACCGATGCGCACCGCCTGGTGAAATATGTAAGAACTGGTGTGGAATGCCCTAAAGCAGAGACTTTCATCGTGCCTAAGAAGCCTTTGAACCTGCTGAAATCAGCCCTGCCTGACAATGATAGCGAAATCAAGATTGCTTATAGCCAGAATCACTTCTTTGTAACACACGATGGTGCTCAGATGATCTGTCGTCTGATCGATGCCCGTTTCCCTGATTACAAGGTGGTAATTCCAAAGGATAATCCTTATCGCCTTACCCTGGTAAAGAGCGATTTCCAGAACGCCCTGAAACGTGTAAGTGTTTTTGCAAACAAGAGCACCAACCAGGTTGCCCTGAGCATTACTGGTAGCGAACTGCAACTCTCTGCACAGGATGTGGATTTCTCTTTCGAAGGTAATGAGCGTATGAACTGCTCCTACACCGGCGATGATATGCAGATTGCATTCAATGCGAAATTCCTCATTGAAATGCTGAATGCTGCAGAAGGTGATGAAATTACAATCGAGCTGTCTACACCCACCAAAGCAGGTATCCTGAAACCTTCTGAAAAAGAAGAGAATGAGGATCTGCTGATGCTGGTAATGCCGCTGATGCTGAATAACTAA
- a CDS encoding sterol desaturase family protein: MESFFNNIPSYYRTAILVGGLVLLWVFEGAFPRLYFKSNRYRHAGTNLFFTLTTAVVNFALAFLIVKACTFTTNNHFGLLYLVPLPNWLHAILAILMMDLIGAYLVHLIQHKIAWMWHFHKIHHIDTAVDATTALRHHPIESIFRVIALFVAVITMGIPIWMVFLYQTISAFMSQFNHANIHLPKWLDNALSWIIVSPDMHKVHHSHLQPETDTNYANIFSIWDRLFGTFKKVNDTTSLKYGLDEYQDERYQQIGALLKAPFDKPLNQ; encoded by the coding sequence ATGGAATCGTTCTTCAATAACATTCCTTCTTACTACCGCACCGCAATACTCGTTGGTGGCCTGGTCCTTCTTTGGGTTTTTGAAGGCGCCTTTCCCAGACTTTATTTCAAATCAAACCGCTACCGCCACGCCGGCACAAACCTCTTCTTCACCCTTACCACCGCCGTCGTAAACTTTGCCCTCGCCTTCCTCATCGTAAAAGCATGTACATTTACCACCAACAACCATTTTGGCCTTCTTTACCTTGTACCGTTACCTAACTGGCTCCATGCCATTCTCGCCATCCTTATGATGGACCTGATCGGAGCCTACCTCGTTCACCTGATCCAGCACAAAATAGCCTGGATGTGGCACTTCCATAAGATCCACCACATCGACACCGCTGTAGATGCCACCACCGCCCTCCGGCACCACCCCATAGAAAGCATCTTCCGCGTCATCGCTCTCTTTGTCGCTGTCATCACCATGGGTATCCCCATCTGGATGGTATTCCTGTACCAAACCATCTCTGCATTCATGTCCCAGTTCAACCATGCTAATATCCACCTCCCTAAATGGCTGGATAATGCCCTGAGCTGGATCATCGTATCGCCAGACATGCATAAGGTACACCACAGCCATTTACAACCGGAAACGGACACTAATTACGCTAATATTTTTTCAATTTGGGACCGCCTCTTTGGCACGTTTAAGAAGGTAAATGATACCACTTCTCTGAAGTATGGACTGGATGAATACCAGGACGAAAGGTATCAGCAGATAGGGGCACTACTAAAAGCACCATTCGACAAACCTTTAAATCAATAA